The Larimichthys crocea isolate SSNF chromosome XXI, L_crocea_2.0, whole genome shotgun sequence genomic sequence NNNNNNNNNNNNNNNNNNNNNNNNNNNNNNNNNNNNNNNNNNNNNNNNNNNNNNNNNNNNNNNNNNNNNNNNNNNNNNNNNNNNNNNNNNNNNNNNNNNNNNNNNNNNNNNNNNNNNNNNNNNNNNNNNNNNNNNNNNNNNNNNNNNNNNNNNNNNNNNNNNNNNNNNNNNNNNNNNNNNNNNNNNNNNNNNNNNNNNNNNNNNNNNNNNNNNNNNNNNNNNNNNNNNNNNNNNNNNNNNNNNNNNNNNNNNNNNNNNNNNNNNNNNNNNNNNNNNNNNNNNNNNNNNNNNNNNNNNNNNNNNNNNNNNNNNNNNNNNNNNNNNNNNNNNNNNNNNNNNNNNNNNNNNNNNNNNNNNNNNNNNNNNNNNNNNNNNNNNNNNNNNNNNNNNNNNNNNNNNNNNNNNNNNNNNNNNNNNNNNNNNNNNNNNNNNNNNNNNNNNNNNNNNNNNNNNNNNNNNNNNNNNNNNNNNNNNNNNNNNNNNNNNNNNNNNNNNNNNNNNNNNNNNNNNNNNNNNNNNNNNNNNNGGGTTTTTAGAAGATCTTTGCAGTATTGTACCTCAGCCTCTTCAAGAGCTGTCTGGATCTCAGACTTCTCTGTCTCCACCTGCTTCTTGGCCTTCTCTATTTCATGGATACTCTTGCCAGTCTCACCAATCTGTTCAGTCAGATCTGAGATCTCctctgcagaaaaatgtgtgttttattaatgtgtgtctttttattgtttaggCTTTAATTGTAAAATGTATACACTCCATTCTAACACGTGTTGAATACAATTTATCTGTTACATAAGGTGGTCATAACTCACGCTGGAGGTTCTTGTTTTCACGCTTCATGGTCTCAAGGTGATCCAGAGCTTCCTCATAAGAGTTCTTCATCTTGAACAGCTCAGTGCCAAGAGAACGAGCCTCCTTCTGAGCTCCTTCAAGCTCTGCCTGACCCTCCTCATACTTCTGTTTCCACTCTGCCAAGACCTAAATTACACAACAATACAGATAACTTAGTTATTATTCAATTTTTTCGATTTGATCTCATGTTCACACAAAGTAAGCGTTGCAACCTTGTCGAAGTTCCTCTGCTTCTTGTCCAGGTTGGCAGCCAGAGCATTGGCTCTCTCCACATCAATCATGAGGTCCTCCACCTCACTCTGGAGCCTCTGTTTAGTTTTCTCAAGAGAAGCACACTTGGAATTCACTGCCTCAATCTGCTCCTCAGCCTCCTGAAGGCGCTGGGCCAgctttttcctgtttgaaaaAGGTGTAATTTATCTCATAAagcttatttttttcaaatgtttttgcttATATGAATCCTgacataataaacatttgaacagaGTGCTGAAATCCAAATAGTTTGCTAAACAAATGTTAAATTGACATGTTTGGATNNNNNNNNNNNNNNNNNNNNNNNNNNNNNNNNNNNNNNNNNNNNNNNNNNNNNNNNNNNNNNNNNNNNNNNNNNNNNNNNNNNNNNNNNNNNNNNNNNNNTgacagcacacatgaacacacaggttAAGAGTCAAACTCCTCAAAGTCAGAAtcttgaggaaaaaagtcagaatcaaACTCCTCAAAGTCAGAAtcttgaggaaaaaagtcagaattttaagaaaaagtttttgagaaaaaacaacagaattcagagtttaaagtcagtgtttttagggaaattttgataaaaaaaaaagaattttcagggaaaaagtcagaatattgagaaaaagtcagaattttaagttAAAAGTCAGATTCTTTAGGGAAATTgttagaaaaaaagtcagatttttaaggCGGAGCTCGGCCCAGGCTTTAGTAACACGTGAAGGAATCACAAACCTCAGTGTAGAATGAAGCgctaaacatttctttatttgcagattATATTGTCATCTGTCATGGtttggttctgtctgttttgtgctgttatttttcccttttggtgctctttgtttctctcctcccccttcctGTTCTCTTGCAGNNNNNNNNNNNNNNNNNNNNNNNNNNNNNNNNNNNNNNNNNNNNNNNNNNNNNNNNNNNNNNNNNNNNNNNNNNNNNNNNNNNNNNNNNNNNNNNNNNNNCTTCAAGTACAGCTCCTTAGCATCGGCCACATAGCAGGCAGACTTGGCATCAAAAGGTTTGCTTTGAGCCTCAATTCTCTCCTTCTCTGGTTTACGGAGGTAAATGGCAGCTTTGCCATAAATGGCCATCTCAGCGTCGGTACTCATGGTGCCggcttgtttgtctgttgtaaaATCACAAAGGAGCAACTTTTCAGACTAAAGGTCTTGTAGTTaaacataaatagaaaaacGTGAAATTTTGCTgaacaatgaaattaaattaaagcctcctctttgttttgttcccaCGCAGTTATTCAGTCTTTTTTAGATTTAGCTGGCACTGAGAATAACCATTGTAGTATAGTTTTGTCAAAATATTTGCATGGATAAGTGTAGCCATTCGGGGACTGGTACATTGtttgcttaaaataaaaataaaaaagttcaaagttttaAATTTCACCTCACCTGTCCCCCTTTCTGTGAAGTGTATTCCCCAGGCCTGATTAAAACAAGTTCTTAATTAGAAGAGGTTTCAAAAcacaaattgaaataaatgttccCATTAACATTTAGCTCATTAACATTACTGCACATTAACATTGTAACTGAATAATACATTGAAGTGGTCTAAAGTATAAGAGTACAGACATACCACAAGCTGGATCTCACAGGTCCCCTAAGCACACTGCTATTCACTGAAAGACTGCTTATATTGAACTGGACTTGCTAACACAGCTGAAACTAAATCTGGAAGCATGCCAAATGTGGAAATACAGACAGCATACCACAGTTTTAACCGTGACTTGAGTTTTGCTTCATCAGCAGTTCAATTAGAGTTTATTTTGGACACAGGAGCACCATGTATGTTTGACAGAATatgcacaaatataaaaatacatcagtgtTCTATTGTTGtacattaattaattcagttcatttgGTGAAATCATAATCAATTAAACATATTCTTTTGATTGCTAAATTTCTCTACTTCACTAACATCTACAGTTTTCTAAGTCTTCTTATACTTAATGCTGTATAATAATTCTTCATTTACAATATCTCTGAGCTGAGTGAGCTTTCAATTTGTATCAAAAGGGAAAGTACTGATTGAATTTTTCTTGATCAGTATGTCAAAGTTT encodes the following:
- the LOC113744208 gene encoding myosin heavy chain, fast skeletal muscle-like; the encoded protein is MIDVERANALAANLDKKQRNFDKVLAEWKQKYEEGQAELEGAQKEARSLGTELFKMKNSYEEALDHLETMKRENKNLQQEISDLTEQIGETGKSIHEIEKAKKQVETEKSEIQTALEEAEVQYCCYDG